The proteins below come from a single Rosa rugosa chromosome 2, drRosRugo1.1, whole genome shotgun sequence genomic window:
- the LOC133734418 gene encoding purple acid phosphatase 18 isoform X1 yields the protein MESKLFLLLITVGFTVIAGEYVRPQPRKDLQFPWDAKPSSQPQQVHISLAGDKHMRVTWVTGDRSAPSIVEYGTSSGKYSSVAQGESTSYSYMIYKSGLIHHTVIGPLEHDTVYFYKCGGQGPEFQLKTPAAQFPITFAVAGDLGQTGWTKSTLDHIERCKYDVHILPGDLSYADYLQPRWDTFGELVQPLASARPWMVTQGNHEKESIPFLKDGFESYNSRWKMPYKESGSSSNLYYSFEVAGAHIIMLGSYTDYDEYSDQYKWLKADLSKVDRQKTPWLLVVFHVPWYNSNKAHQGEGDSMMAAMEPLLYAASADIVFAGHVHAYERSNRVNSGKSNTCGAVHITIGDGGNREGLAQRFEHPSPEWSVFREASFGHGELEIVNSTHAFWTWHRNDDDEPVRSDQVWMTSLVSSGCVAEKRHELRKILMSP from the exons GTGCACATCTCTTTGGCAGGAGACAAGCACATGAGAGTGACGTGGGTCACTGGTGATAGATCTGCTCCTTCAATTGTTGAATATGGAACATCATCGGGGAAATACAGCTCCGTAGCTCAAGGAGAAAGCACTTCGTATAGTTATATGATCTATAAGTCTGGACTGATACACCACACTGTCATTGGTCCTCTTGAACATGATACAGTTTACTTCTACAAATGTGGAGGACAAGGTCCTGAGTTTCAGCTAAAGACCCCTGCAGCTCAGTTTCCAATTACTTTTGCTGTGGCAGGAGATCTTGGTCAAACTGGATGGACAAAGTCAACCCTTGACCACATCGAGCGCTGCAAGTATGATGTGCATATCCTTCCTGGAGACCTTTCATATGCTGATTATTTGCAGCCTCGGTGGGATACCTTTGGTGAGCTGGTTCAGCCACTCGCAAGTGCAAGGCCATGGATGGTAACCCAGGGAAACCATGAGAAGGAGAGCATACCATTCTTGAAGGATGGGTTTGAATCCTATAATTCTAGGTGGAAAATGCCGTATAAAGAGAGTGGATCGAGCTCGAATCTTTATTACTCCTTTGAAGTTGCAGGCGCTCATATTATCATGCTTGGCTCGTATACTGATTATGATGAATATTCAGATCAATACAAGTGGTTGAAG GCTGATCTGTCAAAGGTAGACCGACAAAAGACACCTTGGTTGCTTGTGGTATTTCATGTTCCCTGGTATAATAGTAACAAGGCTCATCAAGGTGAAGGGGACAGCATGATGGCAGCAATGGAGCCATTGCTTTATGCTGCTAGTGCAGATATAGTGTTTGCTGGTCATGTTCACGCTTATGAACGCTCG AACCGTGTTAACAGTGGAAAATCAAATACATGCGGTGCAGTCCACATTACCATTGGTGATGGAGGAAATAGAGAAGGCTTAGCTCAAAG GTTTGAGCACCCCTCACCTGAGTGGTCAGTTTTCCGGGAAGCAAGTTTTGGTCACGGTGAGCTAGAGATAGTCAATTCAACCCATGCCTTTTGGACCTGGCATaggaatgatgatgatgagcctgTAAGGTCTGATCAGGTATGGATGACCTCCTTGGTCAGTTCGGGATGTGTTGCTGAAAAGAGACATGAGCTGAGGAAGATACTCATGTCACCATAG